GCTTGTCGATGCGTTCACGATCGAGGCAAATAAATACGTCGGCGACGTTGAAGTCCGGATCCCAACAGGGTTCGCCGCAGATTTTCGCGCCGGCCCGAAGGTATCCCTTGATAAGTGGAGGTATCTCGACGTTGGTGATAGTCGGCTTAAGGTCGCGCTTGAATGGAACCGGCGTTTTCGGATACACCCGGTACATTTCGGAGGCCAGGTGACCCTGGTCCAATTCACCCAGCACCACCTGCGGAATATGCCCGTTTTCACCCATCGGGATACTGGCGCAGCCAATCAGGTAGTCGGCACGATAGGTTTCCATCACCCGGGCGATCCCGCTCCACAGCATTGCTATGGTGCTGCCCCGGCGATGATCCCGGTGGATACACGTACGCCCGATCTCGATAATATTTCCGTGAAGGGACATGATCCGAGTCAGGTCAAATTCGTGGCTCGAATAAAAACCACCAACGATATTGGCCATGTCCCGCGTCAGGATTCGCGTATAGCCAATGATCTTTCTCTGGTACGTGTCACGAACAATCAGATGCTTCACGAAATGATCGAAACGATCACGGTCGAGTCCCAGGTGGTCCGATTCCAGTTTTGCTCCCATTTCAAGTGCGAAAATCTCGTAGCGCAGTCGTTGCGCTTCAAGAATTTCCTGGGCGTTTTCCGTTACGCGAACTTCGTAACGCTTGAATGGTTTACCGCTGTATATCGAATTTCTTGTCCTATCCACTGTTTTCATGGCTTGCCCTCTCGGCTCTGTTGATTTCTTGTTTCCGAGTGGATTTAAGAAGTCACCGGTGACAAGCAGGTGAAATTAACGTGATCGTTTTATGAAAAAACAACGCCCCGCTGGCGGGGCTGAGATGCAATATCGGGATTCGTTGTTGTTGTTAACCAGGAAACAAATTTATTCCCTGGCGACTTTCCCGGGTATTTATTTTTTGCAGCGCAGTTTAAAAATAGATGGCAGAGATATGAAATATTTGCGAATGCCGTCTTTCAGGTCACCTGCGGAATTATTCAGGGGGCTCCACATGTTTCACGCGGCCTGCTGGAAAACGACATTCAAACGTAC
The sequence above is a segment of the Acidiferrobacteraceae bacterium genome. Coding sequences within it:
- a CDS encoding GNAT family N-acyltransferase codes for the protein MKTVDRTRNSIYSGKPFKRYEVRVTENAQEILEAQRLRYEIFALEMGAKLESDHLGLDRDRFDHFVKHLIVRDTYQRKIIGYTRILTRDMANIVGGFYSSHEFDLTRIMSLHGNIIEIGRTCIHRDHRRGSTIAMLWSGIARVMETYRADYLIGCASIPMGENGHIPQVVLGELDQGHLASEMYRVYPKTPVPFKRDLKPTITNVEIPPLIKGYLRAGAKICGEPCWDPDFNVADVFICLDRERIDK